One region of Corvus moneduloides isolate bCorMon1 chromosome 1, bCorMon1.pri, whole genome shotgun sequence genomic DNA includes:
- the ARL4A gene encoding ADP-ribosylation factor-like protein 4A — protein sequence MGNGLSDQTPILSSLPSFQSFHIVILGLDCAGKTTVLYRLQFNEFVNTVPTKGFNTEKIKVTLGNSKTVTFHFWDVGGQEKLRPLWKSYTRCTDGIVFVVDSVDVERMEEAKTELHKITRISENQGVPVLIIANKQDLRNSLSLSEIEKMLAMSELSSSTPWHLQPTCAIIGDGLKEGLEKLHDMIIKRRKMLRQQKKKR from the coding sequence ATGGGGAATGGACTCTCGGACCAGACGCCGATCCTCTccagcctgccttccttccaGAGCTTTCACATCGTCATCCTAGGGCTGGACTGCGCTGGGAAGACGACGGTGCTCTACAGACTGCAGTTCAATGAGTTCGTCAACACTGTCCCCACTAAAGGATTTAATACGGAGAAAATCAAAGTGACGCTGGGCAACTCGAAGACGGTCACTTTCCACTTCTGGGATGTGGGCGGCCAGGAGAAGCTGAGGCCGCTGTGGAAGTCGTACACAAGGTGCACCGATGGCATCGTGTTTGTGGTGGACTCCGTCGACGTTGAGAGGATGGAGGAGGCCAAAACAGAACTTCATAAGATTACTAGGATATCTGAGAATCAAGGAGTGCCTGTCCTTATCATTGCTAACAAGCAGGACCTGAGGaactctctctccctttctgaaATCGAGAAAATGTTAGCAATGAGTGAGCTGAGTTCTTCAACACCCTGGCATTTGCAGCCTACCTGTGCAATCATTGGAGATGGACTTAAAGAGGGACTGGAGAAACTACATGATATGATAATTAAGCGAAGGAAAATGTTgaggcagcagaaaaagaaaagatga